The region GTTGCAGCTTGACACCAAATTGTAGTTTTGAAAGATAACTAAACAAAAATTAAAGGAACTAAAATGGTTGCAGCTTGACACCAAATTGTAGTTTTGAAAGATGTGCTTTTCTTGAAATATTCAATTTCCCCGGTTGCAGCTTGACACCAAATTGTAGTTTTGAAAGATAAAGAAAAATGGGATTTGAAGATGAAGTATGTTGCAGCTTGACACCAAATTGTAGTTTTGAAAGATGAAGCATCGCAAGCGTATAGTAATTCTTATGTTGCAGCTTGACACCAAATTGTAGTTTTGAAAGATTACCGCTTTCTCTGTACGGTGTGGATCAGGTTGCAGCTTGACACCAAATTGTAGTTTTGAAAGATCGAAAAAAAACATATCAAAAACATGATCCGTTGCAGCTTGACACCAAATTGTAGTTTTGAAAGATTTGATTGGCCATCAAACGGAGATAAAACTATGTTGCAGCTTGACACCAAATTGTAGTTTTGAAAGATTGAACATTGCGAGGTATTATGACGAAGGAGTTGCAGCTTGACACCAAATTGTAGTTTTGAAAGATAGCAGCTTTCTAATATGCCTTGCGCTTGTTAGTTAGCTGCTATTGCTACATTTAAAAGAGAGTGATTTCTTAATCAAACAATAGGTACTGGCCTGTTTTATCGGGCATTTTTTCTTTTTTGCGGTTGCAGAAGTGTTCAATCTTTCCGTATTGTTTATCAGTAAAACATAAGATACAAACATCACCACTTGGAGGAACGTGCTCTCTTATTTTATTCTTATATGAGTCCACCCGTTCACGAGTTCCGCAAAATCGCATATACACAGAATATTGACTCATGCTGAATCCCTCGTCCAATAAATAATTCCGGAATTTTGTTGCACGTTTTCTATCCACGTCCTTTTTGACCGGCAGGTCAAACATTACAAGCATCCACATGAGTCTAAGTCCGCTTATCATAAAACTCTGGAAATTGTATTGTGTTCTTTTTTTCTTTAAATGACCGAACAAGAGAAATCACTGTTTGTTTCATGCAATGCTCAAGAGTTAATCTTTTGCCGTCCATGATGAATCGCTCGTTGCACAGATCAGCCAGCTCTTTTTTATGCAGTGGATTGAGTTCATCCTCATTCCCTACGTGCATGGTAAATATCTTCCTGTCAACAAACGGACGATACGGTTCTATAATATCATCCGCAAGGCAGTAGGGATTAAGTTTGTTATGATGATGTAATCCTATTGAGGGCAGCAATCCAAAGGCAATACAATACCGTATTGCGCAGCTTCTTATGATTGCATATCCAAAATTAAGAAATGCGTTTATACCCGGCTCATCAAAATCCCTATTAAAAGCTTTACCGAATACTCTTTTCCAATAGCGAACTGCTGCCTGCGCTTCGATATTATCAGGATCGCCTGATCGAACTTTTTCGATCAGTTTTGCAAAATCTTTTGCATAATCTCCATTATCCAACAACACACATCTCTGGTTTCGGATCTTTTTTTTAATGATCGTCTGCCATATACGTTTTTTAAGAGCTTCAGATGCATCGAGCTGAATATTCATCCTGCCGGTAAATTCATAGTTGGAACAGTGGGAAATAAGATACCCTACAGGAATATAATTCTTCCCGCATAGTATCAATGGAATATTCATCTCACATAACCGAACACAGAGATTGTGTGAATAGCGTATGCCGAATCCGCTGACGATGATCGCGTCTATGTCAGCAAGCGGTTCTTTTCTAACTTCTTCCCTTTTGCATTTAACAACAATAAAACCTCTACTAATACTCAGGAAGATGTCATTCGTTTTGATCTCTAGTATATTCATGTCTTCGTGGATCGGAAATATTCCCAAGAATATCTATTCCAACTTTCCTGGCATTCATATCTTGTAATTTTGTAGGTCTGAACTGTTCACCAATATCCTCTTTACCCTTTTCTTTTTTAGCCACATCTAGCTCTCTAAGATATACTATCTTACCTGTCATTTTTCTTACTCTTCTAATTATCCTAATCCCATCTTCTTCATAAGCAACATTATCATTAATGAACAGGCGCATGATCTTTTTTGCTGTCGGATATTTTTTATGCCATTCGGGTTCAAAATCCTGTTGGTGGGCATAGAACATAGGAATAATTTCTATCTGCCATTTGCCTGCATCCTTTCCTTTATCGGGGCAGTAAATGTCTGCACAATAATTATTACCGGAAAGGTAATATTTATAACTCTCTCCTTTGTCGTTTCTTATTGGAACGACTGTTTTTTTGTCCTTTTCCACATGTATTTTAACTCTCTTTGTTCCGGTTCTTTGTCTAAATTCTTCCAAGATGTTTTCAATTTTTTTATCTTTATTATTTTCAATTTCATTCAACAGAGTTTCTCTTATCCGATTATCGGCGATCTCATTTATTTTCTTTATCGTGGTTAAATCACGAATAGGTTTGCGGACAGAAAGGGTTATCTTATCTTCGGTTTCGGATACAAGCCCGTAAGCGGTTTCATCATGAAGCTGCCCCACTGTTTGGTCATGCCTTATAGCTTCCTTCGCATTTCCATGATCCGGTTTATAAGATACAACAATATCATCTACTTGTTTTTGCATCCCATCGTGCGAAAATTCTTCATAGGGTGGTGGCATTTCTTCGATAAACCTATCCCTTGATTTTTCTGTTGCACGGGCAAATTTCTGTAGCATTGCTCTGTCCGTACACGCTACAATAAATCCATCGATGGCGTGGTGCCGGTTATCAGCACGGTTTTTTTCCGAATCATCAGAAAGCAGTTCGTTCAATCCCCATTTTGCTCTGAACTTTGAAGTAAGTGCTCCCGGAATAGCCCACACATTATTTGGTCCGGATATATAACTCAAATATTCCTTTGCCATTCTGCTCATATACTGGGTATCAGTAAGCAGTCGGGAAATTAATTCTCCTTGATCTTCGAAATTCTTCATTGCATCAGGAAAAAATCTCCATCGCTTTTTAGGTGGGAGCTTTTTACCTCTTTCTAGTATCTCATCCCAATTGTAATCTTCCGGACTGTTTCCAAATGCTTCATAAGGTGACCTTTCTCCTTTGAACTTGTTCGCAAGATAGTATGAAACAGTTTTATTGAGAGGTCGGTCATCAAAGGTTTTGGATTTAGGAAGTATGTGTTCAATCTCAAATTTGTTTGTGAATAGTTCATTGATTGATATTTGTTTTCCAGTATAAGGACAGCAGCGTTTTATCGGATCCGGGTTCAGTTCTTCCCAGAGTTTATATTTTAATCTGTTTTGATAAGTATTTTCAATGCTTATTTTTTCAAGCTCTTCTGCTATTTCTTCATTATGCTTTCTGTTTTCTGCCTGGTCTCTATTTATTTCATCCAGACGTTTCTTGCCGAGCTTAAGCTCACGTGCCAGTTCAATCACGATCTGAGCTGGAGGTCCGTATTTTTTTACCAGTGCGTTGGTTAACTTTCTCAGTTGGTTGAGTGCAATATGAACAGTTGGATTTGCAATTTTTCCATAACGTATTTCATCTATATCATCTGGATCGTTTGTCCCAAACGAAACATGATGTGGCATAATTTTTCCATAGTAGGGTAGATTTCCCTCGTCATAAATTTCTCCAGTGCGAAAATCAGAATGATGATATCCTGCTCTTGCACAAGCATCTGAGTATATATAACCCTCTTTCAAATATGGAAGTAATTTATTGATGGCTTTCTTGCTGAGACTTCCTATGCCCTGTGGTAATCGGACATTTTTAATATTGTTTGCCTGTTCATTCGTAAGTCCAAAATTCTCTTGAAGCCATGTTGTCATTGTTTTTTCTATTTCGACATCATTATCTTCATTAATAATACGTCGTATGATTTCATCCTGTTGATCGTTTGAAAGTTTATCCCACTGCTTTCCAAAACATTCTTCCTTTCTCATAATATGGGATGTTTCATCGCCTTTCAGGTCTTTTCGTTTCTCACTTTCAAGGTTAAATACATAGTCTTCTGGATCTTCTTTTAGTATTTTCTTTTTCAGACTTTTAAATGTTGAGGTTTTCTGTTTGAGAAGCGTTTTAATAATAATGTCCCTTTGCTCTTTTGTTAATTCGTGTTCTTTTCGCTCGAAATTCAATAAAATCAGATTATTCGCTTCCTGGTAAATTCTGAATTGCTGAAAAAGAGGATATGCAACAGGACACCTTGGTTCATCCACCTCAAATCTGCATTTGCCTTTTTGTTGCGGCTGAAGCGGACGCTGAAAAAATATTATATCACGAAGGTGTTCTTTAATATCATCTGTCAACTCATCGTGAAATCTGACCTGACTTTTCCAGATAAAATCGAATTCTTCCTTATACATCTCTCTTGAAGTATAAAAGTTATATGATTTTCCAAAGTCTCTTATTCTTACAGGTCGTTTCTTGTGATGTTCATTTTGGGGAATATCCTTATTCATATTGTATAAATATTCTCCAAGTGTTCGAGCGTTTTGGGCATCCAGTTTTTGTCGCAGTTCTTTGATGGCTTCTTTCAAACGGGAGGTTTCTTTTTCTGCACTATCTAGTTTCCTGTTGCTTTTGAACCCCCTGCGTTGATTGAGATGGAAAATTATTCTACCGATCTCATATATCGTAACTTCTTCATCCAGAGCTTTTGCTCTTAGAAAATATGGATCAATGAGCTGAAGTTGTTTTCTTTTTTCTTCATCTTCTTGTAGTAATCCATATTCTATCAAAGTATCCATGAGATATGCTCTTCTTTGCAAATATCTATCTCTGTTCCTTCTTGCACCGCGATGTTCTCGTCTCGTTACATTGAGTGGTTGACTTGTTTTTGCGTCTCTTCCATCCGGAAAAATCCTTACTCCAAGGTTAATAAGTCCAATCGGAAAATTGTCGTCATTTAGCTCTAGGATGCTCCATCCAAGTGAGGTAGCTCCAAGATCGATTCCAAGACGATATTTTTTCATCTTGACTCCTTTTATTAAAATCCCTTTTTTTGGTTCCAGTTCTTTAACCTGTTAATTAGTTTTAAAAATTTGGTGTCAAGCTGTTAACAAGGTTTTATGAACCAACAAATGAAGGCACAGGCTCCGGCTTGTGCCTTTTCTTCTTTAATTTATTGACAATTTGTTCGTATGAATATTTCCACTTTTAAAAATGAATTTCAGAGGTCTTTATGTCAATCACACATCATCAATACTGCCCGGAAGATTTCTCTCGCGTCAGTGATTTCCTGATCGCTCATTATCTTACGGAAAACAGGGACGGCAACTGGCTGCAACCGGCATGGGAGTATATGCATACACATCCATATCTTGATGAAGATTCTTTGGATAAGATCAGGATATGGCAAGAGAATGGAGAGATAGTTGCTGTAGTTCATTACGAGTCCCGGCTGGGAGAAGTATTTTTCCAGATTCATCCTGACTATACTGCGCTCAAGCCCGAAATGCTCGAGTATGCAGAGCGTTCATTGAAGGGTTCAACAAAAGAAGGCAAATCATATCTGCATGTGTTTGAGAATGATTTTGATGACGCTCTCAACTCTCTCGTTACCTCAAAAGGGTATATGAGAATAAATGCGGAAGATCGTCCTCTTTCCATGCTGAGCATACCCGATCCTTTTCCTGAAATAACTGTTCCTAAAGGATTTGTCATAAAAAGTCTGGCTGACGACAATGACCTGTACAAGATCAATCGTGTGCTCTGGCGCGGATTCAATCATCCAGGAGAACCGCCTGAAGAAGATGAGGATATAGAAGAGAGAAAGAAAATGCAGTCCGGTCCCAACTTTCGCAAAGAACTTACGATTGTGGTCGAAGCACCATCTGGAGATTTCGTTTCCTTTGCGGGAACCTGGTTCGTACCTCAGAAAAAATATGTGTATGTCGAACCGGTCGCAACTGATCCGAATTTCCGAAGAATGGGGCTTGGAAGAGCAGCACTTCTTGAAAGCATCCGAAGGTGCAAGGAACTCGGCGCTGAGGTTGCTTATGTCGGCTCGGGGCAGAAGTTCTATCAGAAACTTGGATTCAAAAAAATCTTTACATCACAATGCTGGGAAAAAGTTTGGTGAAAAACCAATCGGAGATAAGATGAATATTGTGTTGTGGATTCTGCAAATGACTCTGGCAACGAAAATAATTGCTACGGCATTTTCCCATGCTTTTAAGTATTCGGGCATGTATAATCGTCCCCTGATGATTATCGTTTCTGTACTACTCTTCATTTGTGCTGTCGGATTGGTCGTACGTGCTGCAATCGAAGTCCCACAATGGGTAACGCCGCTTGCTGCAGCCATTCTTGCCGTGATGATGATCGTTGCTTTCATCTTTCACCTGAACTGTCCTGAGCATCCATTTATAATTGCGGATATTATCCTGTTTGTTATGTCCCTTTTTATAGCATTTGGTCGCAGATTCATCGTCCCTTTATAATTATAAACTGTACGAGGAGGTTTCTCAAATGACATCAGATTTTAAAACGATTTTTATTACAATGGTTCGTTCTCCAGAGGAACTCTCTCGGTTGACATTGTTGGTTAAAAGTATACGTACGTGGGGAGGAAGACTTGCACGGTTTCCGATCATTATCTTTAATGTCAATCCGATACAGGTATCTTGCAAAGAGCTGGAGGATGACCTGACAGAAAGCATCATGCTGGATATTCCTGATTACTTGCACCGGTATTATTATGGTGATAAAGTTTTTGCCTGTGCCCGTGCTGAAGAGTTCTTCCCGGAAGCAGGTACACTCATCTGGATTGATCCTGCATGTTTGGTTGTAAACCCACCTATCGAATATTTGTTAAAAGAACAAAATGACTGCGCAGTGCGCCCTGTGCACATCAAAAATGTCGGTCTTCAAGCAAACGAACCACTCGATATTTTCTGGAAAAAGATCTATGAAATATGCAGTGTTAAAGATACCGACAGTAACGTCGAAACCTTTGTTGATAAATCGCTGATTCGGGCATATTATAATACTCATGCGTTTGCGGTCAATCCGGCTGCATGTTTGTTCAGACAATGGCTTTCATTATTTGAAAAACTCGTACAAGATACTGAATACCAGCAAGCTGCGTGTGTTGATGTATTGCATAAGATTTTCCTACACCAAGCAGTACTGAGTGCACTTATTTCAGTCAGATGTAATACTGACAACGTAAGAATCCTTCCCCCTGAGTATAATTATCCTTACAATCTGCAAGAAAAAGTTCCTGAAGATCGAAAAGCCCTTGCCTTTAACGATCTCGTTACCATAGCGTATGAAAAGCGCTCTCTTGATCCTGATAAAATCGAAGATATTGATATTGAAGAACCTTTGCGGCATTGGCTTACCGCATATTTCATATAGAGATTTATTGACGTTGAAACGCTAAATTTCTCTTTTTTTGTTACCCTAATCACAGATTGGCAGGTATAATGAAGCCACGTATTATTATTTTTTTATTATGTATCGTTGTTTTCTTCTTTGCAGCGTTCCTGACTCAGGCTTCAGAAATACCAGCAGTTCACAAGCCGCCAATTGTATCGCGGGATTCAATAATTGAGAAGGTCAAAGATCCTCCACCCGGTTATGAAACAGTGAATCCTGCTGAGTTCGGCAGATCGGACGGTGTCATTCTGGCGTGGCCCGGATGGGGAAATGAGATCATCGGTGACATCGCATATGCTGTTGCCGATGATTATAAAGTGTATATGGTCGTGGCGAATTCATATTATGAGGGCATCGCGACCACGTATCTTTCCTCAGTGGGGGTTAATATGCCTAACGTCAACTTCATTCATGATGCAACAATGAACAATATGGGGATGTGGATTCGGGACTATGGACCCTTCTGCATTCATGATGAAGGAGCGTTCGCGATCGATGATTTGATCTGGAGCGGCAACTATGGCATCGACCTAATCCCTTATACCATCGCAGATTTCTTCTCTTTGCCCATTTATCACAGCAACCTGATCCATCATGGCGGAAACCATTTGACCGACGGCAACGGCATGGGATTTTTTTCTACAAACATTTACAACCATAATGGGGGTTATACCCAAAACCAGATAAAGCAAGAGTTCAAAGCCTTCTTCGGCATAGACTCAATGGTCGTCTTCGCACCGATGAACGGTGACGGAACCGGGCATGTGGATATGTTTTGCAAGCTGTTAAATGACACGCTTTTCATCGTGGGTGAATATGAAAATCCTGGTGCAAGCTACCCAGGTGATTATGAACTTCTGAATAATCTTGCAGACTATCTTGGAACGCTCTCTAGTCTTGATGGAAGGCAGTTTCGGGTCGAGAGAATTCCAATGCCCCCGTATTATTACGGAGGACCTGCCGGAACGATCAATTATACCTATACAAATTCGCTTATCATAAATGACAAGGGGCTTGTTCCGTTGTATGGTTTTGATTCCGACGCTGAAGCCCTGCAGGTTTATGCAGACTGCATGCCGTATCATGAAATCATTCCCATAGATTCGGAGTTCATCATCCAATATTGGGGCGCTGTTCACTGTATTACCAATGAGCTTTTCAGCACAAATCCCTTGATCGTACTGCATGATCCACTGAAGGCATATACTTCGGGAACAAACCCGCAGATAAAATTCAGGTTGAATCCGAAATTCTTACAGTCCGGAGCATCAGTTTCCTATAGATGCATATCTTCTCCTAACTATACGGAAATTCCCGCACTGCTTAAGAATGGAGTGTGGTCCGCAACACTCCCCGCTTTGACCGAAGATTTTTCCTACTACATTTCGGGAACCGCAACAACAGGAGATATTGTATTCAATACCTCTCTACCTGAGGATGCTCCGTCAGAAGTTTTTTGGGTTGATGCCCTGAATGTTGGCACAGATGATGAAGCAGGAATATACACAATCCAATTAACTAATTATCCAAATCCTTTTAAAGACGATATATCCATCTCTTTTTCGGCGCCTTTTGCCGCACGATCTGCTTACATTAAACTATTTAACGTCAAGGGTCAGGTTGTGAGAAGCTATAGTATCACCAACCAGCCAACACATACAGCTGAGATTAAATGGGATGGAAAAGATGATCGAGGACGGTCGGTTGAGAGTGGTACTTACTTCTGCAGCGTAGTTCTCGATGGCAAACCGGTGCTGACCGGTAGAATTATAAAGATTCAATAGCAAAAATAGGAGGTTTAGTATGTCACTTACCGCTACAATTATCGGCTGGGTGCTTTGTGGAATATTCTTGATCTTGTTGATCATAACCCTTTCATTGGGAAGGGTCGTTCCTGCAATTCCATTGCTCCTCATATGTATCCTTGTTTCACCATTGTTCGGTGCTTTATTCAAAACTCAAAACGTAAAGATCATAATGTATATTGTGCGTACAGTTCTTGTGCTTGTCTTTCTTTTTGGATTTGTGATGCTCTCGTTCATCGATGCGATCAAATATCCTTTATACAAAAATGATCAACTCAAAGCAGACCTGCAGCGGATCTATGATGACAAAATGGATAAATGGCCTGTGCCGTATGAAACACAATATGTTGAGTGTGCCGGTGGAAAGGCATTCGTGGTGATCTGTGGTCCAGAAGACGCTCCACCCGTTCTGCTGTTCCATGCTGCAAGTATGGGTTCGTGGTCATGGCTTTACAATGTAGAAGAGCTTGCGAAAGATCGCAGGATTTATGCTGTTGATTACATTGGAGAGCCGGGCAAAAGCATTGCAACAGACGAAAAAGCGATCCCCTTTGACACAGAAGGGCTAAATCAAATGTATGATGACATCGTTGCAGGACTTGGCATCACTCAGCCCTATGATGTGATCGGTGCGTCATTTGGTGGATTCATTGCCATGAATAGAGCCATGCACGCACCCGATGAAGTGAAATCTGTAACACTGCTTGGTCCGATGGGAATGACGCCTGCCACATCGAGCGTGAACACAAAACTTATGGCATACCAGCTCTTTCCACTTAAGCCGTTCCAAAATAATATGTTCCACTGGGCTCTTGGATATGACCCGAGTGTTGTGGAAGAGACCGAGGAGTGGTTCTGGCTGGTGCTGAACGGAGTTACAAGAAAAGGATCCCCTCCCAATACATTTACCCCAGAGCAACTCAAAGAGATCGACATCCCTGTTCTTCTCATTCTTGGAGACAAGGATGGGCTTGTTGGAGACCCGCAGACAGTTATACCATTAGCGGAAAACGTGCCTGATATCGATATCGAAATCCTGTCTTCTGGTCATCTTATTGGCATGGAAAAACCGGCGGAAACCAACGCATTAATTATAGAGTTTCTGAGATAATAAATATCAAATATCGCAAGAGCAGGAGCTTCTTTGTTGTAAAGCAGTCTCCTGCTTTTGAATTTATAACGATTCGAAGTAACTGGGCCATCGGTTATAGTAAAATTATACAAATACCTTGAAATACACTTGCTAATAGTTTTTCTCAGTCTAACTTGCTTCCCATAAATAATTGACAAAAAATTAAATAAAACTATGCTTCCTGTAGTTTTCACATTCGACAATGAACGAGTACGAATTTTTTGAAAGGAGTATACTATGAAAAAAATGATAATTATTACCATTTGTATTTTGATTATTTCCACATTGCCGCTTATAGCCTGCACGACTATACTTGTAACAAAAGGAGCATCAGTTGATGGTTCTGTTTTCGTAGCCCATTCTGATGACAGCGAGTTGTTTGATCAACGTCTGGTTTATGTTCCAGCAGCAGATCATGAACCGGGCACATTCCGACCAATCTATTATGATGCCGCTTCACTCGGTGAAAGGCCGGAATATCACGGTTACCTGCTGCGAAGATATGTAGGATCTGACAGAGGTCCAACGTATGAAGATCCCAACCATCCACAGAGTATTCCTCTGGGACAAATTCCTCAGGTAGAACACACCTATGCCTATTTCGATGGCAGTTATGCCATTATGAATGAACACCAGTTGATGTTTGGCGAATGTACTGATGGCACCAAAATCCAACCAGATCCGATACCCGGGAAACTAATTTTCTACAGCGCTGAGCTGAGTCGTGTCGCAGCAGAACGCTGTACAAAAGCCCGAGAGGCAGTTCTTCTTATTGGCCATCTCATAGAAACCTATGGATATTATGGAACAGGAGAAACATTGCCTATTGGTGACACCGAAGAGGGATGGGTGATAGAAATGGCCCCAAGTCCGGAAGGTGTAGGCGGACTCTGGATTGCAAAGAAAGTGCCGGACGGGGAGGTATTTGTTGCTGCAAATGAAATCCGCATTCGTGAAGTAGATCCAGAGGATCCGAATATGCTCTATTGCAAGGACCTTCATGATATTGCCGAGAAGCATGGCTGGTGGAAACCAGAAGATGGTAAACTCGATTGGCTGAAAACTGTAAGTCTTGGTGAATACAGTCATCCATATTACTCCCTTCGAAGGGTGTGGCGACTTCAATCCAGGCTTGCACCCTCCATGAATCTCTCTCCGTGGGTTGAAAATGGCTATACCAAAGCATATCCCTTCTCAGTAAAACCTGATAAAAAGCTAGATGTACGAGATGTGATGGATCTGTATCGTGACTACTACCAAGGAACAGAATTTGATCAATCAAAAGGGGTAACTGCGGGACCCTTCGGGTGTCCATTCCGCTATCCGGGACCAATGGATGCCGGGGGTGATACAGGTGATCCTAACGCAAAGCTAAAAGGCGCATGGGAACGAACTATCTCGATCTATCGTTGCGGTTTCAGTTACGTCTGTCAAGCCCGAGACTGGCTACCCGATCCCATCGGGGGTATACTCTGGTTTGGTCCGGATGAACCAATGAGCACCTGTTATGTTCCATTCTACTGCGGAGTTACTGAGATATCACCCCCTTTCTACACCTGTGATACGGCTGACTTAAGTTTTGAAAGTGCGTGGTGGGCATTTAACTTTCTTGCAAATTGGGCTGCAGTGAAGTACAATTATATGATCAAAGATATCCAACATAAGCAAAATGAAATTGAGCTTGCAGAACTCGATGGTATCAATATAATGGATAAACAAGCCCTTGAGGTTTATAAAACGGATCCAGAAAAAGCTCGCCAGCTCATTACTACGTATTGCAAAAACCAGGGAAATCAAGTAGTTGATGAGTGGTGGAAATTTGCCTGGCTGCTCGTTGCCCGATATGATGACGGCTATGTCAGTTCTCCCGGCGATATGGCAAAAGAAGTTGGTTATCCTGAAAGTTGGTATAAGATTTCCGAGTGGCCAAACGGTCCGAAAACGTATCAAAAACCCAAGTAATTATACTTTTTATCAACCGTGCAATCAAGGAGTAGTCATATGATAGAACTAATGAAAGATCTTCCGGATAATGCTTTGGGACTCATTGCAATCGGCGAGTTGACAGCAGAAGATTATCAAAACGTGGTTATCCCGGCAGTAAAAGAAAAGCTGGAACATTACAAACGAATACGGTTCATCTATTACTTCGGTCCTGAATACAAGGGATTTTCAATAGGTGCAATGTTCGATGATTTGAAAGTTGGTTTTAGCCATCTTGCAATCTGGGAAAAGATTGCTATTGTCACCGACATCAAATGGATCATCGATGGTGTGCGGCTGTGGGGATTCACCATTCATGGGCAATTTAAGGTCTTTCATACCGATGAACTAGATAAGGCAAAGGAGTGGGTAGCGGAATAAGTAAATATATAGATGAATCCATAAGATTGAATCGATTAGTAATGTCATTTTTCTTACTATCAAGAAAGAATGAATACCCTGAAAAATTTGACAATGAATAACTGGGTAAGCTCTTTAATAAAAAAATTATTATGGTAATATGAAATACGATATAGATAAAACATGTAAAGTACTTAAAGCGCTCTCTCATCCGGACAGACTAAAAATCGTTATCGGTGTATATCATGACGAATGTAATGTTTCTGCCTGTCAGAGGAAAATGGGCTTACCGCAATCGACTATCTCACAGCACCTTAAGACAATCAAAGAAGCCGGCATCTGCGTGAGCAGGCGTCAGGGAAATCAGGTTTGCTATAAAGTCGTTGATGATTTCGCGATCGATATAATTAAAAAAATTGAAGGATAAATTTTTTTAGATGTGCATATCCAACTATTTGAATATATCAATACACAAATAAAAGGAGATCTTCATGAAACACACAATCACAAGAAAGGAAGACTTGAATGCGGTTGATTATGTTATCGATGTTGTTGCTCCGGAAGTAGCAAAGAGGTTCAGGCCAGGTAACTTCGCAGTCCTTATAACTGTGAAAAACGGTGAAAGAATACCAATGTCTATAGAGAGAGCCGAGGGCGATACGATCACCATGTATATTAAACGACTTGGGAAAACATCCCGGGAGTTAGACACATGGAACGTCGGTGATGCTCTCTACAAAGTAATCGGTCCAATGGGCACCCCTCCTCCGCTGAAAAAATACGGCACAGTTGTTTTTGCCTCAGATCTTGTTTGCGGTCATGCGGAAAATAATGCAATGTGCAGAGAATTGGGTAAGATCATGGGAAATCATATCATTTCCATCCAGAGCTTCCCTGACAAATCTCTTATCTATCCTGAAAAAGAACTCGCAAAATCTGTTTCAGATGAATTTATCCTCTGTACAGAAGATGGTTCTGTCGGTAGGAAAGGTCATTATCTTGATATTATG is a window of Candidatus Cloacimonadota bacterium DNA encoding:
- a CDS encoding agmatine deiminase family protein gives rise to the protein MKPRIIIFLLCIVVFFFAAFLTQASEIPAVHKPPIVSRDSIIEKVKDPPPGYETVNPAEFGRSDGVILAWPGWGNEIIGDIAYAVADDYKVYMVVANSYYEGIATTYLSSVGVNMPNVNFIHDATMNNMGMWIRDYGPFCIHDEGAFAIDDLIWSGNYGIDLIPYTIADFFSLPIYHSNLIHHGGNHLTDGNGMGFFSTNIYNHNGGYTQNQIKQEFKAFFGIDSMVVFAPMNGDGTGHVDMFCKLLNDTLFIVGEYENPGASYPGDYELLNNLADYLGTLSSLDGRQFRVERIPMPPYYYGGPAGTINYTYTNSLIINDKGLVPLYGFDSDAEALQVYADCMPYHEIIPIDSEFIIQYWGAVHCITNELFSTNPLIVLHDPLKAYTSGTNPQIKFRLNPKFLQSGASVSYRCISSPNYTEIPALLKNGVWSATLPALTEDFSYYISGTATTGDIVFNTSLPEDAPSEVFWVDALNVGTDDEAGIYTIQLTNYPNPFKDDISISFSAPFAARSAYIKLFNVKGQVVRSYSITNQPTHTAEIKWDGKDDRGRSVESGTYFCSVVLDGKPVLTGRIIKIQ
- a CDS encoding alpha/beta fold hydrolase — protein: MSLTATIIGWVLCGIFLILLIITLSLGRVVPAIPLLLICILVSPLFGALFKTQNVKIIMYIVRTVLVLVFLFGFVMLSFIDAIKYPLYKNDQLKADLQRIYDDKMDKWPVPYETQYVECAGGKAFVVICGPEDAPPVLLFHAASMGSWSWLYNVEELAKDRRIYAVDYIGEPGKSIATDEKAIPFDTEGLNQMYDDIVAGLGITQPYDVIGASFGGFIAMNRAMHAPDEVKSVTLLGPMGMTPATSSVNTKLMAYQLFPLKPFQNNMFHWALGYDPSVVEETEEWFWLVLNGVTRKGSPPNTFTPEQLKEIDIPVLLILGDKDGLVGDPQTVIPLAENVPDIDIEILSSGHLIGMEKPAETNALIIEFLR
- a CDS encoding C69 family dipeptidase, with protein sequence MKKMIIITICILIISTLPLIACTTILVTKGASVDGSVFVAHSDDSELFDQRLVYVPAADHEPGTFRPIYYDAASLGERPEYHGYLLRRYVGSDRGPTYEDPNHPQSIPLGQIPQVEHTYAYFDGSYAIMNEHQLMFGECTDGTKIQPDPIPGKLIFYSAELSRVAAERCTKAREAVLLIGHLIETYGYYGTGETLPIGDTEEGWVIEMAPSPEGVGGLWIAKKVPDGEVFVAANEIRIREVDPEDPNMLYCKDLHDIAEKHGWWKPEDGKLDWLKTVSLGEYSHPYYSLRRVWRLQSRLAPSMNLSPWVENGYTKAYPFSVKPDKKLDVRDVMDLYRDYYQGTEFDQSKGVTAGPFGCPFRYPGPMDAGGDTGDPNAKLKGAWERTISIYRCGFSYVCQARDWLPDPIGGILWFGPDEPMSTCYVPFYCGVTEISPPFYTCDTADLSFESAWWAFNFLANWAAVKYNYMIKDIQHKQNEIELAELDGINIMDKQALEVYKTDPEKARQLITTYCKNQGNQVVDEWWKFAWLLVARYDDGYVSSPGDMAKEVGYPESWYKISEWPNGPKTYQKPK
- a CDS encoding STAS/SEC14 domain-containing protein; protein product: MIELMKDLPDNALGLIAIGELTAEDYQNVVIPAVKEKLEHYKRIRFIYYFGPEYKGFSIGAMFDDLKVGFSHLAIWEKIAIVTDIKWIIDGVRLWGFTIHGQFKVFHTDELDKAKEWVAE
- a CDS encoding winged helix-turn-helix transcriptional regulator; translated protein: MKYDIDKTCKVLKALSHPDRLKIVIGVYHDECNVSACQRKMGLPQSTISQHLKTIKEAGICVSRRQGNQVCYKVVDDFAIDIIKKIEG
- a CDS encoding sulfide/dihydroorotate dehydrogenase-like FAD/NAD-binding protein; amino-acid sequence: MKHTITRKEDLNAVDYVIDVVAPEVAKRFRPGNFAVLITVKNGERIPMSIERAEGDTITMYIKRLGKTSRELDTWNVGDALYKVIGPMGTPPPLKKYGTVVFASDLVCGHAENNAMCRELGKIMGNHIISIQSFPDKSLIYPEKELAKSVSDEFILCTEDGSVGRKGHYLDIMQELLEERRIDQVFAGGGIPPLQKLSELTKKYNVPVYTTVRQIMVDATGMCGSCRVFIDGEQKLACIDGPMFDGHKVDWEAAISRLAMFKNKEAVAMECYNEKMKEVV